In one Natronosalvus amylolyticus genomic region, the following are encoded:
- a CDS encoding MOSC domain-containing protein: MSIGSVTAIHIAPEQGSPVEARDTVEAVPDRGLEGDRYFRTAGTFADREGSDLTLIEAEALEGVEREYDIELEPGVHRRNLTTEGVALNHLVDSEFRLGEVRCRGIELCEPCSYLESHLEKRGIREALVHRGGLRARILEGGTIQVGTPLEMVTDG, from the coding sequence ATGAGTATCGGATCCGTCACCGCGATCCACATCGCTCCGGAACAGGGGAGCCCCGTCGAAGCCCGTGATACCGTCGAAGCCGTCCCCGACCGCGGCCTCGAGGGCGACCGCTACTTCCGGACGGCAGGAACGTTCGCCGATCGAGAGGGCAGCGACCTCACGCTCATCGAAGCCGAAGCGCTCGAGGGGGTCGAACGTGAGTACGATATCGAACTCGAACCGGGCGTCCACCGGCGGAATTTGACGACCGAGGGCGTCGCGCTCAACCACCTCGTCGACAGCGAGTTCCGTCTCGGCGAGGTTCGGTGTCGTGGTATCGAACTCTGTGAACCCTGTTCGTACCTCGAGTCACACCTCGAGAAACGCGGCATTCGCGAGGCGCTGGTCCACCGTGGCGGGCTCAGAGCGCGCATTCTCGAGGGTGGGACGATTCAGGTGGGCACGCCGCTCGAGATGGTCACCGACGGGTAG
- a CDS encoding NUDIX hydrolase: MGWTIEQADVSFCPVCGASLTSKETTDGSRPFCTDCTLTVYRNPIPLARATVIDGDSALLIEMGDGGDEGAWALPGGHIDAGESPRAAAARELAEETGVSVSPADLTLIGDGFLEFSDGESMVSFNYATSRAHTSGAVVAGDDAAAARFWTREELLASPPLLRASSMSQLLEAMDEIGRSR; the protein is encoded by the coding sequence ATGGGTTGGACCATCGAACAGGCTGACGTCAGTTTCTGCCCCGTTTGTGGGGCGTCACTGACCAGCAAAGAGACTACCGACGGTTCCCGCCCGTTCTGTACCGACTGTACGCTCACGGTGTACCGTAACCCCATCCCACTGGCGCGTGCAACGGTCATCGACGGAGACAGCGCCCTGCTCATCGAGATGGGAGACGGCGGTGACGAAGGGGCGTGGGCACTCCCTGGTGGTCACATCGATGCCGGTGAATCGCCACGAGCGGCGGCTGCGAGGGAACTGGCGGAGGAAACGGGTGTGTCGGTTTCGCCAGCGGATCTGACGCTCATTGGTGATGGCTTTCTCGAATTCAGCGACGGCGAATCGATGGTGTCGTTCAACTATGCTACCTCGAGGGCGCACACGTCCGGAGCCGTCGTCGCCGGTGACGATGCCGCAGCCGCACGGTTCTGGACTCGTGAGGAACTCCTCGCATCACCGCCGTTGCTCCGTGCCTCCAGCATGTCGCAGTTGCTCGAGGCGATGGACGAAATCGGTCGCTCACGATAG
- a CDS encoding phosphatase PAP2 family protein, with product MPRSLGVTEAIREVIPEWSISGFELLALLGDILLLILTVGALFLADVTGVLRPAENEERCCSNRTMFVIATIFGGLALVVLVKAAFSAPRPPETLHAVPSSEYGFPSGHTMAATVTWGALALWVPLATRRTRVVLASAFVLLVGLSRLALGVHYLVDVVAAVSFGVFFLVVMGWVTDRRAGPAFAVAIAIAALAVLASGGSSRSLLALVGTVSAPFGWWVLERAGRPRQRS from the coding sequence ATGCCTCGGAGCCTCGGGGTCACCGAAGCGATTCGTGAGGTGATCCCAGAGTGGTCTATTTCAGGGTTCGAATTGCTGGCCCTCCTCGGTGATATTCTCCTACTTATCCTCACTGTTGGGGCGTTGTTTCTCGCCGACGTGACCGGTGTCCTTCGCCCAGCGGAAAATGAGGAACGGTGCTGTTCGAACCGGACCATGTTCGTCATCGCAACTATCTTTGGTGGACTGGCGCTGGTGGTGCTGGTGAAAGCTGCGTTTTCAGCTCCGCGGCCACCCGAAACCCTGCACGCCGTTCCATCCAGCGAGTACGGCTTCCCCAGCGGGCACACGATGGCGGCGACGGTGACGTGGGGAGCGCTGGCGCTCTGGGTGCCACTGGCTACTCGGCGGACGCGAGTCGTACTGGCGTCGGCTTTCGTCCTGCTCGTTGGCCTCTCTCGGCTCGCCCTCGGCGTCCACTACCTCGTCGACGTAGTCGCCGCCGTTTCGTTTGGCGTCTTCTTTCTCGTCGTGATGGGCTGGGTCACTGACCGTCGTGCAGGTCCTGCCTTTGCCGTCGCCATCGCCATCGCCGCTCTCGCCGTGCTCGCCAGCGGTGGCTCGAGTCGCTCCCTTCTGGCACTCGTCGGAACGGTTAGTGCCCCGTTCGGTTGGTGGGTGCTCGAGCGAGCCGGTCGGCCGAGACAGCGTTCGTGA
- a CDS encoding MFS transporter, which yields MNDNRAQFWALYLSRFAEGFGFITLITLLPFYIQTLEPTDTTVFGLTISAGIIIGLYTSGYTIGKALSIIPLSWLGDRFDKRLVLLGVLGLSIVVYALFPLVDSSASFILLRALQGVAVTGSGLMGLSLVGQIADVGTRANYIGKANAASFAASIVGSLSAGVLYDSFGFGPIFTIIVCVLFVAWFGTYRYLDPDETRVYGFPFTGLAFNRRILTLSSFRVQYAFSVEMVRVWVAIFAGVSAAEGGLAFGAFAVSLVVAAEKFTNMVCQPFTGRLSDDYGRALFVFAGGGAYGLVAFVVPFAPAIGEGLSLPATYPGLGHLSPAFLPLLGLSALLGVVDSFREPASMALFADEGTSEGGVASSFGIRELVWRPGSIIGPLLGGWLMTEVSMASVFYVGGAFALTGALTFLVVLTRFHGTDALQSW from the coding sequence GTGAACGACAACCGGGCACAGTTCTGGGCGCTCTATCTCTCCCGGTTTGCCGAAGGCTTCGGTTTCATCACGCTGATCACGCTGTTGCCGTTTTACATCCAGACGCTCGAGCCCACGGATACGACGGTTTTCGGGCTGACGATCAGCGCCGGGATCATCATCGGCCTCTACACCTCGGGATACACGATCGGGAAGGCGCTCTCGATCATCCCGCTGTCGTGGCTCGGCGACCGCTTCGACAAACGACTGGTCTTACTCGGCGTGCTGGGGTTGAGTATCGTCGTCTACGCGCTGTTCCCGCTCGTCGACTCGAGCGCCTCGTTCATCCTGCTTCGTGCCCTGCAGGGAGTGGCTGTCACCGGTTCCGGGCTCATGGGGCTCTCGCTGGTCGGCCAGATTGCGGACGTGGGCACGCGAGCCAACTACATCGGAAAAGCCAACGCTGCCAGCTTTGCGGCCTCGATTGTCGGGAGTTTGAGCGCCGGCGTCCTCTACGACAGCTTCGGTTTCGGTCCGATTTTCACCATCATCGTTTGCGTGCTGTTCGTTGCCTGGTTCGGGACCTACCGATACCTCGACCCCGACGAAACGCGCGTTTATGGCTTCCCGTTTACCGGCCTTGCGTTCAATCGTCGCATCCTCACGCTCTCGAGTTTTCGCGTCCAGTACGCCTTCTCGGTCGAGATGGTTCGCGTCTGGGTCGCTATCTTCGCCGGCGTCTCCGCTGCCGAGGGTGGCCTCGCCTTCGGGGCGTTTGCCGTCTCGCTCGTCGTCGCCGCCGAGAAGTTCACGAACATGGTCTGTCAACCGTTCACCGGTCGGCTCTCGGATGACTACGGCCGAGCACTGTTCGTCTTCGCAGGCGGTGGCGCGTACGGCCTGGTCGCATTCGTCGTTCCCTTCGCACCAGCTATCGGCGAGGGACTCTCGTTGCCGGCAACGTACCCCGGACTCGGACATCTCTCCCCGGCGTTCTTACCACTGCTCGGCCTCTCGGCGTTACTCGGGGTCGTCGACAGCTTCCGGGAACCGGCGAGCATGGCGCTGTTCGCCGACGAGGGGACCAGCGAGGGCGGCGTCGCCTCGAGTTTCGGTATTCGGGAACTCGTCTGGCGACCCGGCAGCATCATCGGACCACTACTGGGTGGCTGGTTGATGACCGAGGTGAGCATGGCATCGGTGTTCTACGTCGGCGGCGCGTTCGCGTTGACCGGAGCGCTGACGTTCCTCGTGGTGTTGACTCGGTTTCACGGCACCGACGCGTTACAGTCGTGGTGA
- a CDS encoding PGF-CTERM sorting domain-containing protein yields the protein MSIDTSHSSRSSALFVTVLVTLTAAVIVGLVAGAGVASSVTDVSPLAGPTGENVSEDAYVEAVPEPGDEWFEAEAADGSWISYVNPRDEYRDPYLGQGSGKICVALVNEAGEPITGETVPGTTVTVPTGESLEWHSSADPMVVQYPVTDHYERPLDADQFGTADHVPQGDGYVDSHCIEFHGLHHNGDEISYGEAFVEGEHADRIEIVGYIQQDGQAWNTDIDPIEDAVSHEEAGGGWVYEPDGSHGQVVVVAQLTGTDSADDGSSDDSDGEDGDDGDKSEGDDSDDGDGDSDDSSGTDDPGGTDHSGDDHGSDDSSGGDDTTSPGDDSTVTDSSDTTDDTDAVRDDDLPGFGALVALLAVTVVVGVTLRDRRR from the coding sequence ATGTCGATCGATACATCCCATTCATCCCGTTCGTCTGCACTGTTCGTGACCGTACTCGTGACCCTCACCGCGGCGGTGATCGTGGGGCTGGTAGCCGGCGCTGGCGTGGCCTCGAGTGTCACCGACGTCTCGCCGCTGGCCGGGCCGACTGGCGAGAACGTGAGCGAAGACGCCTACGTCGAGGCCGTCCCCGAACCCGGCGACGAGTGGTTCGAAGCCGAAGCCGCCGACGGCAGCTGGATTAGCTACGTCAACCCACGAGACGAGTACCGAGACCCGTATCTGGGGCAAGGCTCGGGTAAAATCTGCGTGGCGCTAGTGAACGAGGCGGGCGAACCGATCACGGGCGAGACCGTTCCGGGGACGACCGTTACGGTGCCGACCGGTGAGTCTCTCGAGTGGCACTCGAGTGCTGACCCGATGGTGGTCCAGTATCCCGTTACCGACCACTACGAGCGCCCGCTCGATGCCGACCAGTTCGGCACCGCGGACCACGTCCCCCAGGGTGATGGCTACGTGGACAGCCACTGCATCGAGTTCCACGGCCTCCATCACAATGGCGACGAGATCAGCTACGGGGAAGCGTTCGTCGAGGGTGAACACGCCGACCGTATCGAAATCGTGGGCTACATCCAGCAGGACGGCCAGGCCTGGAACACCGATATCGACCCGATCGAGGACGCCGTCTCTCACGAGGAAGCCGGCGGTGGCTGGGTGTATGAACCGGACGGTTCACACGGCCAGGTGGTCGTTGTGGCCCAGTTGACGGGTACCGATTCCGCCGACGATGGGAGCAGTGACGATAGCGACGGTGAAGATGGTGATGACGGCGACAAGAGCGAGGGTGATGACAGCGACGATGGAGATGGTGATAGCGACGACTCGAGTGGGACGGACGATCCAGGCGGAACGGATCACTCGGGTGACGACCACGGCTCGGACGACAGCTCCGGTGGTGATGACACAACGTCACCGGGAGACGATTCGACCGTGACTGACTCGAGCGATACCACTGACGACACCGATGCCGTTAGAGACGACGACCTTCCAGGATTCGGGGCGCTCGTCGCCCTCCTCGCCGTGACGGTCGTCGTCGGCGTGACGCTGCGGGACCGTCGTCGATAG
- a CDS encoding cold-shock protein — MAKGNVDFFNDTGGYGFISTDDADDDVFFHMEDVGGPDLEEGTEIEFDIEQAPKGPRATNVTRL; from the coding sequence ATGGCGAAAGGAAACGTTGATTTCTTCAACGACACAGGCGGCTACGGTTTCATTTCGACGGACGACGCGGACGATGACGTATTCTTCCACATGGAAGACGTCGGCGGCCCGGACCTCGAAGAAGGCACCGAGATTGAATTCGACATCGAACAGGCCCCCAAAGGCCCCCGCGCGACGAACGTCACCCGCCTGTAA
- a CDS encoding queuosine precursor transporter: protein MSEYDRGPSVPQVALIALFVTALITAQVTAAKVLAFDLPFSLPVTGAELVLPGAALAYALTFLASDCYAELYGRRAAQVVVNVAFAMNFVLLVLVWSTIAAPASPASVDPAMFETVLGASTNIVAGSLLAYVVSQNWDVWVFHEIRDATNGDRLWLRNIASTASSQAIDTLIFVTIAFAIAPRLLGVGPVLPGSELAALIVGQYLLKLLIAFLDTPVVYAVVGFVRSRDETGATTV from the coding sequence ATGTCTGAATATGATCGTGGACCGAGCGTCCCACAGGTGGCGTTGATCGCGCTGTTTGTGACAGCGTTGATCACCGCTCAGGTGACGGCCGCGAAAGTACTGGCGTTCGACCTCCCGTTTTCGTTGCCCGTTACCGGGGCAGAACTCGTCTTGCCCGGTGCGGCCCTCGCGTACGCGCTGACGTTTCTCGCCAGCGACTGTTATGCGGAACTGTACGGGCGTCGTGCCGCACAGGTCGTCGTCAACGTGGCTTTCGCGATGAACTTCGTCCTCCTGGTGCTCGTCTGGTCGACCATTGCCGCACCAGCCTCCCCGGCGAGCGTCGACCCGGCGATGTTCGAAACAGTGCTAGGGGCGTCGACGAACATCGTCGCCGGGAGCCTGCTGGCGTACGTGGTCAGCCAGAACTGGGACGTCTGGGTGTTCCACGAAATTCGTGACGCGACGAACGGAGACCGGCTCTGGCTTCGAAACATCGCGTCGACGGCGAGCAGTCAGGCCATCGACACCCTGATTTTCGTCACCATCGCGTTCGCCATCGCACCGCGGCTACTCGGCGTCGGTCCCGTCCTCCCGGGGAGCGAACTTGCGGCACTGATCGTCGGCCAGTACCTGCTGAAACTCCTGATCGCGTTCCTCGATACGCCCGTCGTCTACGCCGTCGTTGGCTTCGTTCGCTCGAGGGACGAAACGGGAGCCACTACGGTCTGA
- a CDS encoding aminopeptidase produces the protein MDERVREHAAVLVDWSAQIEDGDDVVLSVGPDAHDLAVAVAEALGERGANLLSTYASGELTRAYLRAHDGDFDEDPAFERKLYEEADVVLSLGGGRNTSAMADVPSETRQAYRKARSATREARYDTRWVSTVHPTRSLAQQAGMAYEEYQDFAYDAILRDWESLAEEMAKMKDVLDAGSEVRLVKDGTDLTMSIEGRTAVNSAASVRYDSHNLPSGEVFTAPHATEGTVTFDVPMTINGEAVRNVHLEFEDGAVVSHEAEQGEDAITEILETDEGARRLGELGIGMNRGIDRFTDSILFDEKMGDTVHLAVGRAYDACLPEGETGNESAVHVDMITDMSEESRLEVDGEVIQRNGRFRWEDGFEG, from the coding sequence ATGGACGAACGCGTACGCGAGCACGCAGCGGTACTTGTCGACTGGAGTGCACAGATCGAAGACGGGGACGACGTGGTTCTCTCGGTCGGTCCCGACGCCCACGACCTGGCGGTGGCCGTCGCCGAGGCGCTCGGCGAGCGCGGCGCGAACCTCCTGTCGACGTACGCCTCCGGGGAACTCACTCGTGCGTACCTGCGCGCCCACGATGGCGACTTCGACGAAGACCCAGCGTTCGAGCGGAAACTGTACGAGGAGGCCGACGTCGTGCTCTCGCTCGGCGGCGGTCGAAACACGAGCGCGATGGCTGACGTCCCGAGCGAAACGCGCCAGGCGTACCGAAAGGCTCGCTCGGCGACTCGAGAGGCTCGATACGACACGCGATGGGTCTCGACGGTCCACCCCACTCGCTCGCTCGCCCAGCAGGCGGGGATGGCCTACGAGGAGTACCAGGACTTCGCCTACGACGCGATTTTGCGGGACTGGGAATCGCTCGCCGAGGAGATGGCCAAGATGAAAGACGTCCTCGATGCCGGTTCGGAGGTCCGACTCGTCAAAGACGGAACGGACCTCACGATGTCGATCGAGGGGCGAACCGCAGTCAACAGTGCGGCGTCGGTCAGGTACGACTCGCACAATCTCCCCAGCGGCGAGGTGTTTACCGCACCACACGCCACCGAGGGCACCGTCACGTTCGACGTCCCGATGACGATCAACGGCGAGGCCGTCCGCAACGTCCACCTCGAGTTCGAGGACGGCGCGGTCGTTTCCCACGAGGCCGAACAGGGCGAGGACGCGATCACCGAAATCCTCGAGACCGACGAGGGTGCCCGACGGCTGGGCGAACTCGGCATCGGCATGAACCGTGGCATCGACCGCTTTACCGACAGTATCCTCTTCGACGAGAAGATGGGCGACACGGTTCATCTTGCTGTCGGTCGAGCCTACGACGCCTGTCTCCCCGAGGGAGAGACGGGCAACGAGTCGGCCGTCCACGTCGACATGATTACCGATATGAGCGAGGAGTCGCGTCTCGAAGTGGATGGCGAGGTGATTCAGCGAAACGGACGGTTCCGCTGGGAAGACGGATTCGAAGGCTGA
- a CDS encoding DUF309 domain-containing protein, translated as MRGALRAGIAIYNDGYYHAAHDAWEDHWLGLEAGTDDERLLHGLIQFTAAVYHARNRNWEGAVGLAESAGEYLEGLPDTYRNVAVAPVREFLATLGTDPEVLERRRPLTLEYEGQALSLERLDVEATLVAAGILAEELGFEEAVLEQGVEYARSDLSAGNETSQFLALVVDFVREPERRALIVDRLEAHVERRQTREADVEGLFDPS; from the coding sequence ATGCGTGGCGCACTCCGTGCTGGCATCGCCATCTACAACGACGGCTACTATCACGCCGCCCACGACGCCTGGGAGGACCACTGGTTGGGTCTCGAGGCCGGCACCGACGACGAGCGGCTGTTGCACGGGTTGATCCAGTTCACCGCGGCGGTGTACCACGCCCGGAATCGCAACTGGGAGGGAGCGGTGGGCCTCGCCGAGAGCGCCGGTGAGTACCTCGAGGGACTCCCGGACACCTATCGAAACGTCGCCGTGGCACCCGTTCGCGAATTTTTGGCGACGCTCGGAACCGACCCTGAAGTGCTCGAGCGACGTCGTCCCCTCACCCTCGAGTACGAAGGACAGGCGCTCAGTCTCGAGCGCCTCGACGTGGAGGCCACACTGGTCGCTGCGGGCATCCTCGCTGAAGAACTGGGGTTCGAGGAGGCAGTTCTCGAGCAGGGTGTCGAGTACGCCCGCAGCGACCTGTCTGCGGGGAACGAGACCAGCCAGTTTCTGGCCCTGGTCGTCGATTTCGTCCGCGAACCGGAGCGACGGGCGCTCATCGTCGACCGACTCGAAGCCCACGTCGAACGACGCCAGACGAGAGAGGCGGACGTCGAGGGTCTGTTCGACCCTTCATGA
- the thpR gene encoding RNA 2',3'-cyclic phosphodiesterase, translating into MRLFVSVDCPDSFTDPISTIQDDFSSAPGITLTDPAQAHVTLQFLGDVEEPRVGAVVDALERAVDSVDLEPFEVRFGGLGVFPSLEYIRVVWLGVEKGDTALRVLQEAVEDHLEPLGYEGDDHEFTPHVTLGRMNHAGGKAHVQSMVEERSPTVGTMTVDSISLTESVLLPEGAEHATLESISLE; encoded by the coding sequence ATGCGACTGTTCGTCAGCGTCGACTGTCCCGACTCGTTTACCGACCCGATTTCGACGATTCAGGACGACTTCTCGAGTGCTCCCGGCATCACGCTCACCGACCCGGCCCAGGCACACGTCACCTTGCAATTTCTCGGCGATGTGGAGGAACCCCGCGTCGGCGCTGTCGTCGACGCACTCGAACGAGCTGTCGACAGCGTCGATCTCGAGCCGTTCGAGGTTCGATTCGGCGGCCTCGGCGTGTTTCCGAGCCTCGAGTACATCCGCGTTGTCTGGCTAGGCGTCGAAAAAGGTGACACCGCACTCCGGGTGTTGCAGGAAGCCGTCGAGGACCACCTCGAACCGCTCGGGTACGAGGGGGATGACCACGAATTCACGCCTCACGTCACCCTCGGGCGGATGAATCACGCGGGCGGGAAGGCACACGTCCAGTCGATGGTGGAAGAACGCTCCCCGACAGTGGGGACGATGACCGTCGATTCGATTTCGCTCACCGAAAGTGTGCTGTTGCCCGAGGGTGCCGAACACGCGACACTCGAGTCGATTTCACTCGAGTGA
- the azf gene encoding NAD-dependent glucose-6-phosphate dehydrogenase Azf: MPKSVLLTGAGGRVGDAILEELAETYDWRLLDREPLTGDYPGESVVADITDETAVGQAMEDIDTVIHLAGDPRPEAPWDSVLRNNIDGTQTVFEAAVDAGVDSVVFASSNHAVGAFETEARTPELYRAHDEFRLDGTELPRPGNLYGVSKAAGETLGRYYHDEHDLSVCCVRIGNLTKGHPPIDYERGQAMWLSYRDCAHLFERTVEADYGYEIVYGISDNDRKYYSIERAREVLGYEPQDNSEAHD, encoded by the coding sequence ATGCCAAAGTCTGTCCTGCTCACGGGGGCCGGCGGGCGCGTCGGGGACGCCATCCTCGAAGAACTCGCCGAAACGTACGACTGGCGGTTGCTCGACCGCGAACCGCTGACCGGTGACTATCCCGGCGAGAGCGTCGTCGCCGACATCACTGACGAAACCGCCGTGGGGCAGGCGATGGAGGACATCGATACCGTGATCCACCTCGCGGGTGACCCTCGTCCGGAAGCCCCCTGGGACAGCGTCTTGCGAAACAACATCGACGGCACCCAGACCGTGTTCGAAGCGGCCGTCGACGCCGGCGTCGATAGCGTCGTGTTCGCCTCCTCGAATCACGCCGTCGGCGCGTTCGAAACCGAAGCCCGTACGCCCGAACTGTACCGCGCTCACGACGAGTTCCGACTCGACGGGACCGAACTCCCGCGCCCAGGTAACCTCTATGGCGTCTCAAAAGCCGCCGGCGAAACGCTCGGGCGGTACTACCACGACGAGCACGACCTCTCCGTGTGCTGTGTCCGTATCGGCAACCTCACGAAAGGCCACCCGCCAATCGATTACGAACGCGGCCAGGCGATGTGGCTCTCCTATCGCGACTGCGCTCACCTGTTCGAGCGAACCGTCGAAGCCGACTACGGCTACGAGATCGTCTACGGTATCTCTGACAACGACCGCAAATACTACTCGATAGAGCGCGCTCGAGAGGTGCTCGGCTACGAGCCACAGGATAACTCCGAAGCACACGACTAG
- a CDS encoding tryptophanase — protein MVQYKSTMVERITLPPRADRERALERAGYNAFNLDADDVFIDLLTDSGTGTMSNEQWAAMIRGDESYAGSSSFARLEDAVVDVMGFPHVVPAHQGRGAENVLYGTLLDEGDVALNNTHFDTTRAHVANQGADPVDCPVPEAADPGFSGDFKGDFSVERGREVVEEVGADRVPVVIQTITNNSTAGQPVSIENTRRVAAFADEIDATFVIDACRFAENAYFVTEREDEFAESSVAAVAREQLGYADALVMSGKKDGLSNIGGFVATDDPSLADACKQRAILYEGFPTYGGMTGRDMEALAVGLREAVEREYVADRIGQIQTLAGLLEDRGVPVYTPTGGHAVYLDAEACFPHLSAGEFPGQVLVCELYREGGVRGVELGSFAFPGTDRPELVRLAVPRRTYHREHFEHVADTAAAVLERAESVSGLTIRSEPEIPELRHFSAELEPVSA, from the coding sequence ATGGTTCAGTACAAATCGACGATGGTCGAGCGGATCACGCTCCCCCCACGGGCCGACCGTGAGCGTGCCCTCGAGCGGGCCGGCTACAACGCTTTCAATCTCGATGCCGACGACGTCTTTATCGATCTCCTCACCGACAGCGGTACGGGCACGATGAGCAACGAGCAGTGGGCTGCCATGATCCGGGGTGACGAATCCTACGCCGGCTCGAGCAGCTTCGCGCGTCTGGAAGATGCCGTTGTCGACGTCATGGGCTTTCCCCACGTCGTTCCAGCCCACCAGGGGCGGGGTGCGGAAAACGTCCTCTACGGCACCCTGCTTGACGAGGGCGACGTCGCGCTCAACAACACGCACTTCGATACCACGCGCGCCCACGTCGCCAATCAGGGAGCAGACCCGGTCGATTGCCCAGTTCCGGAGGCGGCCGATCCTGGTTTTTCGGGCGATTTCAAGGGTGACTTTTCTGTCGAACGCGGCCGCGAGGTCGTGGAGGAGGTCGGTGCCGACCGCGTTCCTGTCGTCATCCAGACGATCACCAACAACTCGACAGCCGGCCAGCCAGTCAGCATCGAGAACACCCGTCGCGTCGCCGCCTTCGCCGACGAAATCGACGCCACGTTCGTCATCGACGCCTGCCGGTTCGCCGAGAACGCCTACTTCGTGACCGAACGCGAGGACGAGTTCGCCGAAAGCTCGGTCGCCGCCGTTGCCCGCGAACAACTCGGCTACGCCGACGCCCTTGTCATGAGCGGCAAGAAAGACGGCCTCTCGAACATCGGCGGCTTCGTCGCGACCGACGACCCATCGCTCGCCGACGCCTGCAAACAGCGTGCAATTCTGTACGAAGGATTTCCCACCTACGGCGGCATGACCGGTCGGGACATGGAGGCCCTGGCCGTCGGCCTCCGGGAAGCGGTCGAACGGGAGTACGTGGCCGACCGTATCGGACAGATACAGACGCTCGCGGGCCTGCTCGAGGACCGCGGCGTTCCCGTCTACACCCCAACCGGGGGCCACGCCGTCTATCTCGACGCCGAAGCCTGTTTCCCCCACCTGTCGGCGGGCGAGTTTCCCGGACAGGTGCTCGTCTGTGAACTGTACCGCGAGGGCGGCGTCCGCGGCGTCGAACTCGGGAGTTTCGCCTTCCCAGGCACCGATCGCCCGGAACTCGTCCGACTCGCCGTGCCCCGACGAACCTACCACCGCGAGCACTTCGAACACGTCGCCGACACCGCCGCAGCGGTCCTCGAGCGCGCCGAGTCGGTGTCCGGACTGACGATTCGAAGCGAACCGGAGATTCCCGAACTGCGTCACTTCAGCGCGGAACTCGAGCCAGTGTCTGCGTAA
- a CDS encoding GNAT family N-acetyltransferase → MEVRLANEADALEVRRLIDGAMLEGGDVEARIEAADVLVATLERQTAEGDTREAIGGAIVLEHPHDSPVGSDETEPARDTKTSSARHIRAIAVRRRRRGQGLGTALVEAALERYGTVTANFDADVRPFYEALEFDIERVAGDRYRGQKNRS, encoded by the coding sequence ATGGAGGTTCGACTTGCAAACGAAGCCGACGCCCTCGAGGTTCGTCGCCTCATCGACGGCGCGATGCTCGAGGGCGGCGATGTCGAAGCCCGCATCGAGGCTGCTGACGTCCTCGTCGCGACCCTCGAGCGCCAGACGGCCGAGGGGGACACCCGCGAGGCTATCGGCGGAGCCATCGTGCTCGAGCACCCCCACGACTCGCCGGTCGGATCCGACGAAACGGAACCCGCTCGAGACACCAAGACGTCGTCGGCCCGCCACATTAGAGCCATCGCCGTCCGCCGTCGTCGACGCGGACAGGGGCTCGGTACTGCACTCGTCGAGGCCGCACTCGAGCGATACGGGACGGTGACGGCTAACTTCGACGCGGACGTCCGGCCGTTTTACGAGGCACTCGAGTTCGACATCGAGCGCGTTGCAGGGGACCGATACCGCGGGCAGAAGAATCGGTCGTAG